From Bradysia coprophila strain Holo2 unplaced genomic scaffold, BU_Bcop_v1 contig_324, whole genome shotgun sequence, the proteins below share one genomic window:
- the LOC119079416 gene encoding PE-PGRS family protein PE_PGRS26-like, producing the protein MFTSKLTTYLLVLSIAGFYVSAADECEACDNSLVDGKDAAKGSAAAGGVGGVGKAGAPGCPGCPGGRGGNGDGAAAGGIGGVGGKGGDATDSKPAGAGGAGGAGGASGTMAGAGGLGGVGGDGGAGKGTNGNGANGGAGGAGGCGQGQTGGAAGGGGNGGAGGAAAGADFKHGAGGAGGNGGNGGYNGKAGAAGGVGGLAGGAGGEAGAPGQNGIPCAPPAGSNVCSCDSGKAV; encoded by the exons ATGTTCACCTCAAAGTTGACAACATATTTACTAGTATTGTCTATTGCTGGATTCTATGTCTCAGCAGCAGATGAATGTGAAGCTTGTGATAACAGTCTCGTAGACGGTAAAGATGCAGCAAAGGGTAGTGCAGCTGCAGGAGGAGTTGGTGGTGTCGGAAAGGCTGGCGCACCTGGATGTCCAGG ATGCCCTGGTGGACGTGGTGGCAATGGAGATGGAGCTGCTGCCGGTGGTATTGGAGGAGTCGGTGGAAAAGGTGGTGACGCTACAGATTCTAAAC CTGCTGGAGCTGGCGGAGCAGGTGGTGCAGGTGGAGCATCCGGAACAATgg CTGGAGCTGGTGGTTTAGGAGGTGTTGGAGGAGATGGAGGTGCAGGAAAAGGTACAAATGGAAATGGAGCAAATGGTGGTGCAGGTGGCGCAGGAGGCTGTGGTCAAGGACAAACCGGTGGTGCCGCAGGAGGTGGTGGAAATGGTGGTGCTGGAGGTGCAGCAGCAG GTGCTGATTTCAAACATGGTGCAGGTGGAGCCGGTGGAAACGGAGGAAACGGAGGCTATAATGGTAAAGCTGGAGCAGCAGGTGGTGTTGGTGGTTTAGCTGGTGGAGCAGGAGGTGAAGCTGGAGCTCCAGGACAGAATGGAATACCTTGTGCACCCCCAGCCGGTTCAAATGTTTGTTCTTGCGATTCTGGCAAAGCagtttaa